The Rhodothermales bacterium genome contains the following window.
ACCTCGACCGCCGTCAGTTTCTCAAGCTTTCCGCCGGCGCCATCGCCCTCCCCTCCATCATCCCCGCCTCGGCCCTGGGGCGCGCCGGCCGGCCGGCGCCAAGCGACCGCATCACGATGGCCCTCATCGGCTGCGGCAACCAGGGGATGAACGACATCGTCCCGTTCCTGGCCGACGAGCGGGTGCAGGTGACGGCGGTGTGCGATGTGAACCGCCAGAGCGCCGGCTACTGGGACGGGCGCGTCGGCGGGCGCGAGCCGGCGCAGCAATACGTCAACTGGCACTACGGGAATGCGGCTGACTCTGGCACCAACTCCGGGAGTTATGCCGGCTGCGACGCTTACGAGGACTTCCGCGAGGTGCTCAACCGGCCAGACATCGACACGGTGCTGCTCGCGCTTCCGGACCACTGGCACGCGATCCCCGTCGTGATGGCGGCAAAGGCCGGAAAAGACATCTACGGCGAGAAGCCCCTCAGCCTCACCATCCACGAGGGCCGCGTCATGAGCGACGCCGTCCGCACCAACAACCGCATCTTCCAGACCGGCAGCCAGCAGCGGTCCGACTTCCGCTTCCGCCGGGCCTGCGAGCTCGTTCGTAGCGGCCGGATCGGGGACCTGCACACCGTCCGCGTCGGGCAGCCGTCGGGCACGCCGGACTTCGGCCGGAGCGGCCACCGCAAGGCGCCCGAGGCGGTGCCGGCCGGGTTTAACTACGACCTATGGCTCGGGCCGGCGCCCGAAGCGCCCTACAGCCCCGCCCGCTGCCACGTCAACTTCCGCTGGATCTTCGACTACTCTGGCGGCCAGGTCACCGACTGGGGCGGCCACCATCCGGACATCGCCCAGTGGGGCATGAACACCGAACACACCGGCCCTGTGATGATCCGCAACGCCCGCGCGGTCTACTCCACCGAAGCGCCCTGGAATACCGCCGTCAACTACTACTTCGAGTGCGTCTACGAAAACGGGGTGCAGCTTATCGTGTCGGACGAAAACCAGATGGGCGTCCGCTTTCAAGGGTCGGAGGGCTGGATCTGGGTAACACGCGGCAACTGGAATGCCTCGGACCCGCGCCTGCTGGAGTCCGCCATCCTCCCCACCGACGTCCGGCTGTACAACAGCCCCAACCATTCGCGCAACTTCATCGACTGCGTGCTCTCCCGCGAGCACACCGTCGCGCCCATCGAGACGGCGCACCGGTCCATCACGATCGCCCATCTGGGCAACATCGCCATGAAGCTCGGGCGCGACCTCGCGTGGGACCCCGCGGCCGAGCGGTTCAAGGACGACCGCGAGGCCAACGCGCTGTTATCGCGTCCGTACCGCGCGCCCTGGAAGCTGGAGGGCTGACGGCAGCGCGGAGACCGTGTCGCAGTTGCCTTCGGAGGGGAAGCAGGTGATGAGCCCGGTGACGAACCGCAAGATGAGCGACGCGTCAAGCGCCGAGAGGTCCGTGTTGCCGGACACATCGGCCGCTGTTGATGCGGTGCCGGTGAGAAGTGATATGCCCACCGCGTGCGCCAGGACCAGCGCGGCGTCCTGTGCGGAGACCGACCCGTTGCCCGAGGCATCGCCGGCGATGAAGGGCGACAGCGAGTCGATGCTCAGCGAAGCCTCGGTGATGCTCGTCGCGTCGTTCACTGTAGTCCCATGCCCGACGATCCGGACGTATCGGGCGCGGATGTCCGGGAAATCGTAGTACTCCAGCGTCTTGCGCAGCCCACTGCTGAGCGCGTCTTCCAGGAGCGCCGTCCAGTTCTCGCCATCGACGGACGCCAGCAGATCGAAGACGGCCTGCCGGCTCTCGCCCTTGTGCCAGGCGATGCCTACACTCGAGAGCGTCGCCTCGTCCGAGAGGGCGTATTGGATCCAGACCCCGTCTCCGGTCGCGGCCCAGCGTGTGGCGAGGTCGCCGTCGAGGGTGTTCTGCGGCACCGCGGCCTCCCGGAAGGCGCTGGCGGTCACCTCGGAAACGAACACCTCGTGTTCTTCCTCGCTCGAAACCGAGACGAACACCTCGGCGGAGACGGTCGATGCGCCGGCGTTGTCCCGCGCGACGGCCGTCAGGGTGTACGCACCCTCCGGCACCTCTTCCCAGGTGAACGCATACGGCGGGATGAGCACATCCGCCACTTCCACCCCATCCACCCAGAATGAAACGCCCTGCACGATGCCGTCCGCGTCGCTCGCGCCGGCCTCCAGCCGGATGTCGCTCCCCACAGGGTAGTTGGTCCCATTGGCCGGACTCGTCAGGGCCACGGAGGGGCGTTCGTTCACGGGATCCCCACCGCCGCCGCCGAGTGTGCCCTCGTACCGCATTTTGGCGGGGATATCGTTCAGATCAGAGCCCGACACATCCGGTCCTATCGCGGGCCAGGGCAGGTTCGTCGGCCAGAAGTCGGGCGCGGCATCGAGATAGAGCGACGCCGGCAGGTCCGCCGACGCCGAAAGGGTATTCCAGACCGGCGCGCCATCGACGATGTTGCCCTCCTCATAGGTATCCACGATCTCCCCATCCTGCTCGATGCCGGCGCCGCGGAGCACATGGTTGGCGATCACGTTCTGCCGATTCGATCGGTCGTAGATCGAGAGTCCCGCCCCCCCGCTCGTTTTGCCCTGGATGCGGTTGCGGAAGAACGTGTTTTCCGGGCCGGCCTGCCCCCAGAAGTCGGCCACGCCGCCCCACCAGAAGAGGTTGCCCTCGTACAGGTTGTGGTTGGGATAATGACCGTGGAGGCTGACGTCCACCAACTCGACGAGGTCGACGTTGTAGTTGTAGCTGATGATCGAGTGGTTC
Protein-coding sequences here:
- a CDS encoding Gfo/Idh/MocA family oxidoreductase; this translates as LDRRQFLKLSAGAIALPSIIPASALGRAGRPAPSDRITMALIGCGNQGMNDIVPFLADERVQVTAVCDVNRQSAGYWDGRVGGREPAQQYVNWHYGNAADSGTNSGSYAGCDAYEDFREVLNRPDIDTVLLALPDHWHAIPVVMAAKAGKDIYGEKPLSLTIHEGRVMSDAVRTNNRIFQTGSQQRSDFRFRRACELVRSGRIGDLHTVRVGQPSGTPDFGRSGHRKAPEAVPAGFNYDLWLGPAPEAPYSPARCHVNFRWIFDYSGGQVTDWGGHHPDIAQWGMNTEHTGPVMIRNARAVYSTEAPWNTAVNYYFECVYENGVQLIVSDENQMGVRFQGSEGWIWVTRGNWNASDPRLLESAILPTDVRLYNSPNHSRNFIDCVLSREHTVAPIETAHRSITIAHLGNIAMKLGRDLAWDPAAERFKDDREANALLSRPYRAPWKLEG
- a CDS encoding discoidin domain-containing protein, coding for MKVGFLPARQHPPIRRISIAIGLFLGIWSMIGCRGVAQSTGELPADRFPAQGWSPIVWDDPGGWTTVDVTTLGITPAVADAAPLLQEVANNAGSPTIFYFPPGTYTLLSAVDIKEDNVILRGAGPDLTRLVIDGAGGHEIRFIGWQEAPIAVIANVPANGVTLALASAGTLSVGDLIEVSQDLPEWEADWGKRSWGQIVKIMAISGNSVTVDMPLSLGLSVANGPSVMKMHPVKNVGVEALAIERKAYGESNNLEFRSVYNGFVRDVESYNAVKFHIQLYRVRDVVIEGNYIHHAQNYGTGGHGYGVDLEQLSTRILVTNNIFENLRHHILVQTGVNHSIISYNYNVDLVELVDVSLHGHYPNHNLYEGNLFWWGGVADFWGQAGPENTFFRNRIQGKTSGGAGLSIYDRSNRQNVIANHVLRGAGIEQDGEIVDTYEEGNIVDGAPVWNTLSASADLPASLYLDAAPDFWPTNLPWPAIGPDVSGSDLNDIPAKMRYEGTLGGGGGDPVNERPSVALTSPANGTNYPVGSDIRLEAGASDADGIVQGVSFWVDGVEVADVLIPPYAFTWEEVPEGAYTLTAVARDNAGASTVSAEVFVSVSSEEEHEVFVSEVTASAFREAAVPQNTLDGDLATRWAATGDGVWIQYALSDEATLSSVGIAWHKGESRQAVFDLLASVDGENWTALLEDALSSGLRKTLEYYDFPDIRARYVRIVGHGTTVNDATSITEASLSIDSLSPFIAGDASGNGSVSAQDAALVLAHAVGISLLTGTASTAADVSGNTDLSALDASLILRFVTGLITCFPSEGNCDTVSALPSALQLPGRAVRTR